One genomic segment of Sporichthyaceae bacterium includes these proteins:
- a CDS encoding ABC transporter ATP-binding protein translates to MTRGQRGPAINLERVRKTYGEGEAVVHALEYVDLTIWHGEYVAIMGASGSGKSTLMNIVGCLDAPTAGRYYLDGLDVRTLDEHQLSVIRNQRIGFIFQSFNLIPRTTALSNVELPLVYSGMDRKERRERATEALDKVGLADRRGHLPSQLSGGQQQRVAVARAIVTDPVLLLADEPTGALDSHSTADVLDLFDQLAAGGRTIMVITHEHDVGKRAQRLVVMRDGRILSDTPNRHMIGAGAL, encoded by the coding sequence ATGACCCGCGGCCAGCGTGGACCCGCGATCAACCTCGAGCGGGTCCGGAAGACCTACGGCGAGGGCGAGGCTGTCGTCCATGCCTTGGAGTACGTCGACCTGACGATCTGGCACGGCGAATACGTGGCAATCATGGGAGCTTCCGGATCCGGCAAGTCGACTCTGATGAACATCGTCGGCTGCCTGGATGCACCCACTGCGGGGCGTTACTACCTCGACGGATTGGATGTTCGAACACTCGACGAGCATCAGCTCTCGGTGATCAGAAATCAGCGCATCGGATTCATCTTCCAGAGTTTCAACTTGATCCCGCGGACCACAGCATTGAGCAATGTTGAACTGCCTTTGGTCTATTCGGGAATGGATCGCAAGGAACGGCGAGAACGGGCCACCGAGGCGTTGGACAAGGTCGGCCTCGCCGACCGGCGCGGGCACCTGCCCTCGCAGTTGTCCGGCGGCCAGCAGCAGCGCGTGGCCGTGGCCCGCGCGATCGTGACCGACCCGGTCCTGCTCCTGGCCGACGAGCCCACCGGCGCGCTGGACTCGCACAGCACGGCGGATGTCCTGGACCTGTTCGACCAACTGGCCGCCGGCGGCCGCACGATCATGGTCATCACCCACGAGCACGACGTCGGCAAACGCGCCCAACGCCTCGTGGTCATGCGCGACGGCCGGATCCTCTCCGACACCCCCAACCGACACATGATCGGGGCAGGCGCGCTGTGA